ggtatcggcgtttgcaggaactcgatggtaaacgtagggagacaacgatttatactggttcggcgcgCCAAAAAGTCACGACGCCTTACGTctagtctggtgtggatagtatattgcgccctacgctatttgttgtgttgcgaggtatgttgtggttgtgagttctgtcggttatgtgtgtGTCGGTTATCTTCTCTACCGATCTAGGGATCCaagccctcctttatatagtccaggagaggtggGAGTCCTAGTtagttacaaagtagagatcctagtaggattacgtgtaactagtcctagtaggcttacatgtagagaatcctatttggactaggtcttcttctctcttctccgtgggaaaccccatgggtcccgcatcgataggGCCTcggcccgagaagcctcggcctcctccttcaagcgctgggcctcgacccgagaagcctcggccaccctagaagcttcactccctagctctgcgtcacacaagggagttagggagcgaacataaggaaaagaaaacaaaatgagggggcAAAACCTCACCCTcaaccgtccccctccaaaccacagcctcggttcgcgaggcctcagctacagcaagggcctcatccaaggcacctttcgtcagctggtgcgccctctgttccgcccccagctgccccaCGAGAGCCacggccgaggccgtagcttcaacggctcggcccctgaaggcatcccgatcgctgaccgcgcgggtgagctcctcctgacccgcgccgccagaggggcgagctacGTCTGGGCCATGGCCGTCTCGACCTTCACATCGGCAcaacaaaggcggaggtcctctacctccgtgctccacgccgacaggagctcgttggcgccggcaagaaggcccttctgccactgaagctggtcccagacgcccctctcccgccagagaaagaccgacttcccaagggaccgggtctcgagctcctagggaagcagaacaggggtcattgattgcaacaaaactagaaaaggacaacgtcacgcgagaaaggaaaacgcgaacctaggcgactccgggcagttcgtcggccaccacggatagggttgtccgtagcgaccgctccgccagctggtggtattgctcgaaggtgccccagtgcCCACCCTCAGCTGCGTCCTCGAGggtgaatagaggctccccctcagggtcgtcccggctccgccacagtacccacgggtgatcccacccgcgaggctcgggtcgtgcccacacgagggccgagcttccctcatccAAGATCAGCACTGGCTATTCCACGGCACCGgcctcctcggcgtcgaccacctcccacgcccgggaagtatcgtcggaggagatcggatagacctctgcCTCCCGGGTGCTCTCTCGCAACAATGGCggcccctgaaccaagggcgccaccgaggcctccgccgccttcatctctgcCTCCTGGACAAATGGCCTCGCTACCATCATGAcggccttggtgatctcgggggctccagcctccgcaattatggcctcgatggtctcgggggctccggcctcctccatcgtggcctcggtggacgcagaaacaccgaccgcggccactgcggtctcgaCGGTCTTGGGTGCcctggcctccgtcgcctcagcctcggagaccctaGGGGCCTTGGCAACCAAGGGCATgccggccccatctgactcgtgagcctcgccctcgtGGGGTAGAAGCACTCCTTCCCTTGTCTGTGTAGGGGTCGCCTcgacagcccctccttgggcggtcggctccttcgggtcggccctcgccaacGCCACGCCGCATTGGATAGCGGCTTATGCCTCTGCCAcctagtgggcggaggagccggggctcgccttgagcgccttaaggggtgccaagggaagctcgtccacaggccgcttccgactaaggaaaaataacctacagggtcagcgcgagaccaaaaggcaaacggaaggcactatgaccctgtcaaaaatacacctaccttgaacggggcggcaaccgctttgcCACGGCAAACCTCGTCCGCAAAGGCAGAGGCAGCGGCAGAGGCATCGCCTCCGTGTCCATCGGCGCCGGCCGGTCGTCAAAGGACCCCAGCGCCCGTCGGTCCTCTACAGGGGCGGTAGCATCGCCTCCACCGCTGCTTGTTCCACCATCGCCGTCGAGCCCATTGGGCTGACGGCGCATTTGCCCAACGCccacgcctcgggcgtgtcggccttggccccagagcgggcaaccgccgaccccaggtccgcttctcctcctcctcccgggagtgccgggctgcttgccaacgccccgggcaccacctccactatgtcaggaaggtggtccaagggacctcgccccacctcacccccatcatccccgtccgaggcctccgtcgacagtgACGACGacagggattcctccaacgggagaccatccttccgttgttgacggCGGCACTTATCCAGCTCTTCACGTGCGAGGatttgcttcgtgcgcttcgccaccttggcgtcTTTTCACTTCTTCTACACGTCGGagtgcgcccggttgatcgcccaccACCTcatgtcctcgggaacgggcggcggagaagagcacacgtccctcatcccctgcaggaacgacggatgcgcataagggaacaaggggtaaggggagactgaggaggctcggaggctataGCGGCATATGACTTACCAgcaagaggaacccccgcgacgaccgcatcgcgataggggtcaagttgttgcccctcagcttcgcctctaccgtctcccccacccgacaaagaatttcctcattggaaagggcagaggaggacatccagatgccctcaatgggctcacccggcttcatctcgaacagccgccgccgccgagccatcagcggcagcaccctctagcGGTGGAAGGGGGCCatgaccacagccacggtgagaccgtggccctgcagcctcgccagccctctagaagcggctgcagcttgggctggtcgtccttcgggacgccgtacttccatctcttcgggcaactccccacaatccgcctagtgtaggggggaagtcctctgtcatcgttgcgaaggtagaaccaactcgtgtaccaccggtgaTTGGATGACGCGAGTTGGGCTGGAATGTAGAGGTGCAAGtggtcctagcgcacttggagagtgtagccgccggcccttgtcgccttcctcgtacccgacatgcccgtcggcttggtagtgtgcctcgcccggaataggtggagccacaactcccaatggggagcaatccccaaatacccctcacagacagcaacaaagatagccgcctgggcgatagagttgggattgaagttgtggagctccacgccatagtagtgcaggagcgcccacatgaaccaatccgccgggacgccgaggccgcgctcgtgaaaggagacgaagctcacgacatagccgtcgtgaggcctcggctctggctcaccgtatggagcaatccactccgacCTGGTGGGGTCTATCACCGGGCAAAGGAGTCCACAATcaacaagcgactgaagcatctcctcggtgacgttcgacggatcccaggggtccgccttgacaacaacgatgtcgctggccatgagtgcgatggaggaatcagaTGCGGcgatgagtttttctctctctctcccatgctcacgcttttttctcgctttctccctaggctcgctcttctcccctcttcttcctggcacccgctgctctagcgacggctcgacggaggcagtgctaatgtaggcaaggtaagacgaggaggggcgagactctttgggtatttatgcagggaggaggcgaaacgaatgggcgacgaaatcagggaagtttccccccCCCCTCGATCCGGCGCAGTTAACTACGAGCCGATTTCGCTGGCCCATGCGCCCACGTCTTCCTCATTAAATGCGAGAACAGTTacatcccatccaccacgtcacgcccggccactacggcagcagacGTCATTTTGCCTCCCcagaaaaccacctcaaaaggcgtgccACCCGTTGCCAAGCCaacggggaagatattccccctggcctattcctttcatatgaaggaaccaggctctgagcctattatggtccaggggttcaaaggctgggccctaaGGGGTTTTgatagccgccctaggataacagagtcagggacgaccgtgggcgagcctatacggggccgagacccaagcaagcgaaacactTGGGACACccaaagtcgtgtctgagaccggcaggaaggtctctgaatgggatcccaccgtagggaggcaccgagccaccgaggcccagcgaacggcctcagcacccactagagaaatcctctggtactcttggagtgtgtctctggaccgctagccatcccctagcgaacggggcatgggcctccactcggacttacccgataacagctcactggaagtNNNNNNNNNNNNNNNNNNNNNNNNNNNNNNNNNNNNNNNNNNNNNNNNNNNNNNNNNNNNNNNNNNNNNNNNNNNNNNNNNNNNNNNNNNNNNNNNNNNNTAGACCAGATTACTCATATATATTACCATTATTACGTTGCATGTATGATACTCCCTATGTTCCAAAACAAAATATGTTTTATTTCATCCTAAATCAAACTTCTACTTGGTTTATAAAAAAGAATGCACAAACATCAACAACATCACAAATTATTTCCATTAAATCCTTATGAGATACGTTCTAATACAATAGAGATTTGACTTGAAAACCTAAAATTTTTTAGGAttcaacaaatttcataattgggTTGTGTAATTAAATTGATCAGACCCGGTTGTATTTCATTAAACCCACCATGTATGATATGTGTGGGCCTTGATGGGTGGCGTGGTAGCTCCCCCTCACGTCACCCGGATTGGATGGGCGGCGTGGGCTCTGGCAGGCGTTGGCATGGTAACCTCCTCCCCTTCGTTCTCCTCTTCGCTGACGGTGGCCTGGCACGGGGCATGGGCCACCAGCGGCTGACGAGCATTGAAAGAGGCACTGGACATTCTGTTCCGGGAACCACCTCACCTGTTGAAAGTCTTCGCTGTCGGACTGCCCAACCGACAAGCGTCACCGACCTGGCACACGTTTTCTCCACAGGCCCAACGGTGGCACGATGAAACAACGGCCACACCTGCACGGCCCAAAGAAATGAAATCTTCGCGTCGCCGAAACGCGCCCACAGCATCTGACCTGCGTCAAAACCCACCGGCCCAATCTAACCCGTCAGCAAAAACCGTCGGCCCAAACGCGCCTTCCAGGCACGGTCGAATGGCCAATCGTATGACCCTATAAAAAACCAGGACGACTGATCGCGCAGAGCAGAGCAAAACTCTCACACCAAGAATACACATCCCTAGAACACCGACAGAATCCGAAAATGAGCGTGGAGATCCTAGACGGGAGCACGGTGCGGAGCTTCGTGGAGGACGAAGGCGCCTTCAACTCCTCGGTGGACGGCCGGTTCGCGGCGCTGGACGCCGACCACGACGGTCTGCTCACCTACGCCGAGATGGCCGGAGAGCTGATGAGCCTGCGCGTGCTGGAGAAGCACTTCGGCGTGGACGAGGCCGCGGTGGCGCCCGAGGAGCTCGGGGCGCTGTACCGCGGCCTTTTCGCGCGGTTCGACAGGGACGGCAGCGGCAAGGTGGACCGGCACGAGTTCCGGGCGGAGATGAAGGAGGTGATGCTCGCCGTGGCCAACGGGCTGGGCTTCCTGCCCGTGCAGATGGTCGTCGAGGAAGGCAGCTTCCTCAAGGTCGCCGTCGACAGGGAGCTCGGACAGCTCGCCAAAGCTGCCTGAAGTTCTTCAGCACAACAGCCAGGGCTTGCTTGGAGTTTTCAGTTCAATACTAAATTTTGATGCGTTTCGTACTATTCATTACCACCATTTTTACATTGAGTTACAGAGTATTTGTAAGACTTATCCATGTAGTAAGTGCAGCTTGTTCTATGATCACGCAAAGAATTAATACGAGCAAATATACTAATTTGTAAGAGTATTCTTTTTGTGTGCAAGAATGGCATGTTGTATGGCCTGATTTCAGTTCAGACTCGAGAAAAAACTACGTGATGGCAAGAAGCTGAGTTGATTGGTACTATGACCAAATACAGTTAAATCTGGGTAGGGCTATATATTCGGAGAATAATTTGAAGTTTAATTAAAGCTGTAGTTCACAAAATTATACCCCGTAGCAACAGCAGAGTGTGGAAGTGAACTGTACATGCAGAGAGTATAGCCAATAGTTCGTTACTGCAGTCAGCCATCCGCTCTGCACGGCGCAGAGGCGGAGATGTCTGCACTGCACGCTTTGTTCGTTTGTTTGTCTGCCcgctcgtcgtcgtcgccggccgCCGGCCTTCTTTGTGCTGTCGTCCCTTGCATTGTTCTCAGATCCTGGACGGGATGAGAGGCGTGTAATTCGACAGgtacgccgccgcggccgccacgcCGCTGCCGAGCTTCACCGGATACCCCACGTCAGCACTACCAATGACCTCTGGGTGCTACAGTTTGGAGCAAGAATTTGTGGCATCATCTAGTATGCCTCGGTAACTTAGGCCATGCTTGGATGTTGCACACATCTAAAGTAACCATATAATTTTAATGAGAAACATTGGTTTATTTTGTTCTCTTCTCATAAGATTATAGCACTTGGTTGCATTATCTATGTATATACAAACAATGTATTCTAGACCAGATTACTCATATATATTACCATTATTATGTTGCATGTATGATACTCCCTGTGTTCCAAAACAAAATATGTTTTAGTTTCGTCAtaaatcaaacttctctaactctGACTTggtttatagaaaaatgcacaaaCATCTACAACATTAAATTATTTCCATTAAATCCACCATGAGATACGTTTCTAATATAATAGAGATTTGACTTGAAACCTGAAATTTTTTTAGGAttcaacaaatttcataattggaTTGTGTAATTAAATTGGTCTAGACCCGGGTTGTATTTTCATTAAACCCACCATGTATGATATGCGTGGGCTTGATGGGTGGCGTGGGCACCAACACTTCTCTCTCTATCTGTCTCTCCCTGGTAGCTCCCCCTCACGGCACGGGTTTGGATGGGCGGCGTGGGCTTTGGCAGGCGTTGGCATGGTAATCTCCTCCCCTTCGTTCTCCTCCTCGCTGACGGGTGGCCCTGGCATGGGGCATGGGCCACCAGCGGCCCGACGAGCGTTGAAAGAGCGGCGGCGACGACCGACACATCCAAACTTaggttattttctttttcttttttgttttttattgctCGTTACTATCAGTTGAGGCAACGCCAATGGTAGCCTTCACCATATATCACTGTCGACTACGCAATGCTGGTTCCAAAGTTCGGTAGTGATAGGTGATAGACTTAAAAtaggatcactagccatagatgTAGCATGTTTACTTGCTATTGGAATAAACAGTgagtcctagaacatctactagtacATTATTAATAGATTGAGTGAGAGAGAGGGGTGAAgggggtgcaaaccatcggccgccttcgaGGAAGACGGGCTCGCCATCACGGTGCTTGGTGAAGACGCGGTGGTGGTGCTGTGTCAAAGGGCGGCGGCGCAGTGGCGGCTTTGGCCGGTGGCggtacttcccgtcactggctgcgcaccctctcTTAAATCGGATTAGGGTTGTGTTGGTGGGCGACTGTAGCTCAGGTaaacctcgtgacttgagccgTCGGCCTCAACCATtcttttatagcgcagtgtgacggggggcccaccaaccatgtagggttgggcacccccgattagggcatggatccaagggcccaattggccgttggatagagatcatctaacattcttccccttgatctcaccttattacttaaactcaacttactttatcttgttcctattccatcatagatcagtgcatagagtgtgcctcatcgtcacggtcagttgccattggattaaacagctacaatgcacatctctgttttgaaacagattctcaactaggcccttattgtccaggaatcataggctttctcttaaacccatgccgactaagtattctctgaacacgctgtgtggtaagccttttgtaagcggatctgcgaacttcttttctgttcttatatgctcaagactaattatatgatctcggactttatctttcacaacataatactttatgtcaatgtgtttggcagcaccacttgacttattgttgtgagcataacatactgctggattattatcgtagtataacttaagtggtttatgtatgtcgtctaccactttcaacccgggcatgaatttctttagccaattcacctgccctgtggcctcataacatgctacaaactcggcatacattatggacgatgtagtgacggtttgctttgagcttttccacgatatagctcctcctacgagagtgaatatgtatcctgacgtggactttctttcatctcccgcataatcagaatctatatacccctctatgtgcagggaatcagatcttatgtacgttagcatgagacccttcgtaccttgcaggtaatacaaaactttctttactaatttctagtgttctattcctggattactctgatatctgccaagcaacccggtaacaaatgctaagtcagggtgaGTACACACTtaagcatactgtaaacttctgacagctgaactatatggaaccgcttttatttgatcgatctcatattggttcctgggatattgaaattccccatatatgtcgcccttgactacgggagcaggtgaagacttataattttgcatattgtatttctttagacccttttctaagtatgccttttgtgataatcctaaaacccccttttctctatctcggtgaatctctattcctaggacgaacgaagcttcaccgagatccttcatatcaaactttgaggacaagaacttctttatttcttgtagtagattaacatcactgctagcgaacaagatgtcatccacatacaagactaggaaaatgtatttcccattcttgaactttgcataaacgcaattgtcctctacattttcttgaaacccaaactttcttactgtactgtcaaacttcaaatatcactgtcttgaagcttattttaatccgtaaatggatttcattaggtggcatcccatgcgttcttttccttccacaacaaaacctttcggttgtgccatgtaaacatttttctccaaatccccgtttaggaacgccgtctttacatccatctgatgtaattctaagtcgtaatgtgctacaatgcgccattatgattcttaaagaatccttacatgagactggagaaaatgtcttattgtaatctatgccttctctttgcgtgaaatcTTTCGccataagtcacgctttaaacctttctatattccctttggagacATGTTTAGTTTtttagacccatttacagcctaatgtcttggctcctttaggaattgtttctaagttctAAACTATGTTGgttttcatagatttcatttcatcttccatggcttcaagccacttggatgagtgagcgcttctcatggcttcttcagaTGAGGTGGGGtcaccctctatttgaaattcctcactttcataaacttcataatcatcaggaatggttgatctcctgactctttgagaccttctaggggcctcgttagataaagcttgttctatatgaggctgttgttgctcttcctcatatGTGACAACGGGTTCTAGGGGATCCTGAAGGACATGTTCTTTAggttcattcattgttgctacaggagaactaacaacaggtgatgttactatagtgtcttgtactgttggtacaacaacaacaggtagcgtgaagaatagttcctgaaccataggagtaggcacgtatacccgcttctcttcaaaactaatttctcgcgctaccatgctccccctaatcatatcatcctccaagaagacagcatctcttgtttctataaacttcgtttgtctgtcaggacaataaaaccgataaccttttgacttttctggatagccaataaaatagcagctgactgtcttggagtccagCTTCTCTATGTTTGAGTTAAATACTTTTGCCTCAgtagtgagggttcctttcctgtccacaactcatacggtgttttgggcaccgacttacttgtcactcgattaagaatatgaatggtggtttttaacgccttcatccataaacttatcggtaaggtagagtaacttatcatacttctcaccatatccattaaggtacggttgcgtctttcagctactccattctgctgaggctcgcccggtctagaatactaggctactatgccattttttTGTAAGTACCTTGCAAAGGGTCCAGAAACTTAGCCATATGGGGTGTAAGTACCTTGCAAAGGGTCTAGAAACttagccatatggggtgtgtcgaccatagtactctcccccacagTCGGACCTTagtaccttaatctttaagttgtgctgattctctacttcagtcttgaatattttaaatttatccaatgctttcgATCATTCCTTAattagataaatatagccaaaacatgagtagtcatctatgaatgttataaataaatcataaccatctacactctttacaggaaaaggaccacagatgtctatgtgaactatttctaaaattcctacgcttcgtttggcatctttctttattttcttaacgtactttccttttatgcaatctatgcattgttctaaatctaaaaattctaaaggtagaagaattgatttcttaatcaatcgctctattctccccctcgaaatatggcctaaataacagtgccataattttgaagatatatcatgcactctctttcgcttatttgctgcattcatagacgaggaagcattctcattctcagtacttacatcattcacattctcagaaagtgataataaataaagcttgtcttttcggaaggcaagaccaacacatttattattataaacaatctgacattttccattaccaaaatggcaatcatatccatcgtcatctaaacgtgaaacacttattaagtttcttcgcaaagagggtacaaatagaacatctgaaagcttaagtagaaaaccatcaactaattctagagaaagatctccaatggcttcaactccatttgctattttaattttttctttctcctctttgtagggtcctcctcgtacggaatccctctcttcagaaggctcttcaggaagtctggaTAGGTCCCTCTGGTAGTGTCTATgcttcttgcatcatttgcactgatccttttcaacttgagcattgttgttcttcggatggtggtcattctgaggggctttcccttgaggtttggcattcttattgaagttctttttcttgtccttcacaaggttagcagagtcaccctgtaAGGACTTCAGCCTTTTCTCTTCTTGAACACATATTGCGATGAGCTTCTTTATGTCCCACTTGCcgggctgcatgttgtagttaataacaaaggtttcatattcctttgacaaggaagcaaaaaccaaatgaattaggaactcatccttgagccctaaatccattggcttcagcttcgaagccgtgttgctcatcttcaatatgtgctctctgataccgccaccagtatatttttcattgaacaatttcttgatcaatgTCCTAGGCATAAGtttttgaagagctagtgaactgactctccatCTTCTTAAGGTACTCCGTGATGGTATCATAGTCTAGGATAGACCCCCTTATAGCATATGAAATTAGTGGACttggccaccatcaagcacttgcggtttgaaatGTCTCATTTCTTATATTCAAGATCATACTTCAtccgcacttctgcatgatctcgctgccgagcagtgaaatcagcatcagactcgttttcttccctcaccgggtccactggctcagtaggacatggggaggtaagcgctaggtcattttcagacagcgcaagtgctagctcatacttctctcgccataccctaTAGCTGGCCCCTTCAAGAGGTGGTATGTGCAAGATGAatgccattgggttgagtcctgaaaaacaccagtcagagatagtgagaaaattaTGATATcataattgcatgctttaatttaacgttggtcaaaattaaaacatactacattcttatacactaattctacatcaccgttgggcagaaatagaatcaATGCATGGAAAACTGATGaataaatattataatattgttattatcaacgttggtcagaaaaataacaatattataatttactgaatTGAAAATtgactactcttcaaattaaattcttccagttggttcaaatttaattagaaaattataaactttaacattgcagcggaaacatgaaaaattatttatatacttttcagaagcatttactATActaatctactctctgaaaaaattatccctgttggttcaaattttgacagagatttaaactagacaaaattcatcgaaatctgcttctgaaaataataaaacaaaaacaaCAAACTTTACTGTGCAATGTGGACCGAAATACTGGCATGATGTGCACTAGTGACGCCCTAGATGCAAAAATCGGCCCACGCCTGTTCTGCTCTCGTGTGCGCTGCGCCTTCTCAGGCCACAACCTGGGACGGGGCCGGCAAAGCCACCCGCCGCGTGCGCCCGCCTGGGC
This DNA window, taken from Miscanthus floridulus cultivar M001 chromosome 13, ASM1932011v1, whole genome shotgun sequence, encodes the following:
- the LOC136501814 gene encoding uncharacterized protein, producing the protein MSVEILDGSTVRSFVEDEGAFNSSVDGRFAALDADHDGLLTYAEMAGELMSLRVLEKHFGVDEAAVAPEELGALYRGLFARFDRDGSGKVDRHEFRAEMKEVMLAVANGLGFLPVQMVVEEGSFLKVAVDRELGQLAKAA